The following proteins come from a genomic window of Mycobacterium sp. DL:
- a CDS encoding branched-chain amino acid ABC transporter ATP-binding protein/permease: MSTPTTTRTRLLDPNLHTWVTRGLVAVAAVVILLFPLSPSMSAQNIVILSLVLAIGASGLNIITGFTGYLSLSQGAFIGIGAYVGAILSNRFTDIEPLLWVPLAGIIAAGIAMLLGLVTYRSRGPAFVIITVAFLFLIQFVAIEWVPVTNGSAGLTLPLPDWPDSWGNWPFHLCLCVLLGLSLLMTWWIRRTKFGMGLIAIREDEGKAGTIGVNAPVYKLLAFGASALFVGMAGSVYGYYLSFVDPIGMFSIITSALIVLSVILGGRGTLFGPVLGAFIIQPVNIYANQAFGGGNARLVLFGGLLILLVILLPKGILPTLAGLIEKARTQGTVGLSGARLNPLDRPAATAEVRRPEPTGKTLLEVRGLHKSFGGNHAVNDCSFTVPEGSITALIGPNGSGKTTVFNLISGTMAPDKGEILLNGEHLEGLSPWSRAHRGVGRTFQITRLFREMTVLENVVSPLRDFSVGQLGLGAVSGSEAARAEELLEFVGMAAYRDARAGALSYGQQKLVELAQVLMLDPKLILLDEPAGGINPTLIERMGDLIRELNAKGTTFLLVEHNMPFVVGLCDPIRVLARGAVIAQGTPEQIQKDPLVLDAYLGDDYLLEAPSKGTSVSVVERNPA, translated from the coding sequence ATGAGTACCCCTACGACCACCAGAACCCGTCTGCTCGATCCGAACCTGCACACCTGGGTGACCCGCGGACTGGTCGCTGTCGCGGCTGTTGTCATCCTCCTCTTCCCGTTGTCGCCCAGCATGTCCGCGCAGAACATCGTCATCTTGTCGCTGGTACTCGCCATCGGCGCCAGCGGACTGAACATCATCACCGGCTTCACCGGCTACCTGTCGCTCAGCCAGGGTGCGTTCATCGGGATCGGCGCCTACGTCGGTGCGATCCTGTCGAATCGTTTCACCGACATCGAACCACTGCTGTGGGTCCCGCTGGCCGGCATCATCGCCGCCGGCATCGCGATGCTGCTCGGTCTGGTCACCTACCGATCGCGCGGCCCGGCGTTCGTCATCATCACGGTCGCGTTCCTGTTCCTCATCCAATTCGTCGCCATCGAGTGGGTACCGGTCACCAATGGCTCCGCCGGTCTGACGCTGCCGCTGCCGGATTGGCCTGATTCCTGGGGCAATTGGCCATTCCACCTGTGCCTGTGTGTGCTGCTCGGGCTGTCGCTGCTCATGACGTGGTGGATCCGGCGCACCAAGTTCGGCATGGGCCTGATCGCCATCCGCGAGGACGAGGGCAAAGCAGGCACCATCGGTGTCAACGCGCCCGTCTACAAACTGCTCGCGTTCGGAGCCAGCGCGTTGTTCGTCGGCATGGCCGGTTCGGTGTACGGGTACTACCTGTCCTTCGTCGACCCGATCGGCATGTTCTCCATCATCACCAGCGCGCTGATCGTGCTCTCCGTCATTCTCGGTGGCCGCGGCACCCTGTTCGGTCCGGTGCTGGGCGCCTTCATCATCCAGCCGGTCAACATCTATGCCAACCAGGCATTCGGTGGCGGCAACGCCCGCCTGGTCCTGTTCGGTGGCTTGCTGATCCTGCTGGTGATCCTGCTCCCCAAGGGCATTCTGCCGACCCTGGCCGGCCTGATCGAGAAGGCGAGAACCCAAGGCACGGTCGGGCTTTCAGGTGCCCGGCTCAATCCGCTGGATCGTCCGGCGGCCACCGCCGAGGTCCGCAGGCCCGAACCGACCGGCAAGACCCTGCTCGAGGTCCGCGGCCTGCACAAGAGCTTCGGCGGTAACCACGCCGTCAACGACTGCAGTTTCACGGTGCCTGAAGGATCGATCACGGCGTTGATCGGACCGAACGGATCGGGCAAGACGACGGTGTTCAATCTGATCTCCGGGACCATGGCACCCGACAAGGGCGAAATCCTCTTGAACGGTGAACATCTCGAAGGACTGTCACCGTGGTCGCGCGCCCACCGCGGGGTCGGCCGGACCTTCCAGATCACCCGGCTGTTCCGGGAGATGACGGTGCTCGAGAACGTCGTCTCGCCGCTGCGGGACTTCTCGGTGGGCCAACTCGGGCTGGGTGCGGTCAGCGGATCCGAAGCCGCTCGCGCCGAGGAACTGCTCGAGTTCGTAGGCATGGCCGCCTACCGTGACGCCCGGGCCGGAGCACTGTCCTACGGCCAGCAGAAGCTCGTCGAACTCGCTCAGGTGCTCATGCTGGATCCGAAGCTGATCCTGCTCGACGAGCCGGCCGGTGGCATCAACCCGACTTTGATCGAGCGGATGGGGGACCTGATCCGCGAACTGAATGCCAAGGGCACGACGTTCCTGCTGGTCGAACACAACATGCCGTTCGTGGTCGGATTGTGCGACCCCATCCGGGTGCTGGCCCGCGGAGCGGTGATCGCACAGGGGACACCGGAGCAGATTCAGAAGGATCCGCTGGTGCTCGACGCCTATCTCGGCGACGACTACCTGCTCGAGGCACCGTCCAAGGGCACCAGCGTCTCAGTGGTGGAAAGGAATCCCGCATGA
- a CDS encoding ABC transporter ATP-binding protein, producing the protein MIRLEGVVAGYGGGNVLQGVDLEVAAGELGCIVGPNGAGKSTVLRAVSGILKPSAGRILLDGKDITGMAPDAVLGCGVTQVPQSNGLFPTLTVKENILMGAYVIRRQRALVKQRYDEVLDMFPLVKDKTGIRCGNLSGGQRRMVEFARSLMLDPKLVLLDEPSLGLDPKSLTVIDEAVAIMRSSGKAVLMVEQNVRFGLRMASSGIVMESGRVLLTGPAQSVLNNPEIADLYFGGAVQAPAASDTPATQPTA; encoded by the coding sequence ATGATCCGACTCGAAGGAGTGGTCGCCGGTTATGGCGGCGGCAATGTCCTCCAGGGTGTTGATCTCGAGGTCGCGGCCGGAGAACTCGGCTGCATCGTCGGACCGAACGGCGCCGGAAAGTCCACCGTGTTGCGCGCGGTGAGCGGGATCCTCAAGCCGAGCGCGGGCCGAATCCTGCTCGACGGCAAAGACATCACCGGGATGGCGCCCGATGCGGTGCTGGGCTGCGGCGTCACTCAGGTTCCGCAGAGCAACGGGCTCTTCCCGACGCTCACCGTCAAAGAAAACATCCTGATGGGCGCGTACGTCATCCGCCGCCAGCGCGCACTGGTGAAGCAGCGCTACGACGAGGTGCTCGACATGTTCCCGCTGGTGAAGGACAAGACCGGGATCCGCTGCGGCAACCTCTCGGGCGGGCAGCGGCGCATGGTGGAGTTCGCACGCTCCCTCATGCTGGATCCCAAACTGGTCCTGCTCGACGAGCCGTCGCTTGGCCTGGACCCGAAATCGCTCACCGTCATCGACGAAGCCGTGGCGATCATGCGCTCCAGCGGCAAAGCCGTGCTGATGGTGGAGCAGAACGTCCGGTTCGGCCTCCGGATGGCATCCAGCGGCATCGTGATGGAAAGCGGACGGGTATTACTCACCGGCCCAGCACAATCCGTGCTCAACAACCCCGAGATCGCTGATCTCTACTTCGGCGGAGCGGTACAGGCACCTGCCGCCTCCGACACCCCGGCCACCCAACCCACGGCCTGA
- a CDS encoding NAD(P)-dependent oxidoreductase: MSVANFKIGWIGAGRMGAQLVTRLLDAGYDVTVYNRTASKVAHLVEKGAKVAARPVDLADRDLVFSMVSSSKDLEQVMLGEGGLLTGEASPRIIADSSTVSAEVSARIREAANSRGCDLLATPVSGNPKVIAAGKLTVAVSGPREVFDSIEPVLNVFGRSVTYVGEGEVARLVKIAHNLMLGVVTQCLAEITVLVEKGGVSRADFLAFLNDSVMGSVFTQYKSPAFVNLDFSPTFTMELLQKDFDLGLEAAYALKSPMPIASATRQIVAQAAGAGVGIEEDFATLLLEVARGAGIELKSENVSVDDGLTPVHS; encoded by the coding sequence ATGTCTGTCGCGAATTTTAAGATCGGCTGGATCGGTGCGGGCCGGATGGGTGCTCAGCTCGTCACTCGGCTGTTGGATGCCGGTTATGACGTCACGGTGTACAACCGGACGGCGTCGAAGGTCGCGCATCTGGTGGAGAAGGGCGCGAAAGTGGCGGCCCGACCGGTGGATCTGGCTGATCGTGACCTGGTGTTCTCGATGGTGTCGTCGTCGAAGGATCTGGAGCAGGTGATGCTCGGCGAGGGTGGTCTGCTCACCGGTGAGGCGTCGCCTCGGATCATCGCTGATTCGTCGACGGTGTCGGCGGAGGTCAGTGCGCGGATCCGGGAGGCGGCCAACTCGCGTGGATGCGACTTGCTGGCGACCCCGGTCAGTGGGAATCCGAAGGTGATCGCGGCGGGCAAGTTGACGGTGGCGGTGTCGGGTCCGCGTGAGGTGTTCGACTCGATCGAGCCGGTGCTCAACGTGTTCGGCCGCAGTGTCACCTATGTGGGTGAGGGTGAGGTGGCGCGGTTGGTGAAGATCGCCCACAACCTGATGCTGGGTGTGGTCACTCAGTGTCTGGCCGAGATCACGGTGTTGGTGGAGAAGGGTGGGGTCAGCCGTGCTGATTTCCTGGCTTTCCTGAATGACTCGGTGATGGGTTCGGTGTTCACTCAGTACAAGTCGCCGGCGTTTGTGAATCTGGACTTCAGTCCGACGTTCACCATGGAGTTGCTGCAGAAGGACTTCGATCTGGGGTTGGAAGCGGCGTATGCGCTGAAGTCCCCGATGCCGATTGCGTCGGCGACCCGTCAGATCGTGGCTCAGGCTGCGGGTGCGGGTGTGGGCATCGAGGAGGATTTTGCGACGTTGTTGCTCGAGGTGGCCCGTGGTGCGGGTATCGAGTTGAAGTCGGAGAACGTCTCGGTGGACGACGGTCTGACCCCGGTGCATTCATGA
- a CDS encoding Xaa-Pro peptidase family protein yields the protein MTALVAPPVAVRPIGAPGHMGVDYEQRVDFARLRDYRIGRAKAALEASDCGAFLLFDFYNIRYTTQTWIGGALGDKMIRYCLLTREGDPILWDFGSAVRHHKLYSPWLPQENWRAGFLGFRGAVAPDAGLMRDAVTEIKGILSDAGLADLPVGMDIVEPPFLFEMQRQGLSVVDAQQSMLDARVIKSADEIMLLNQAAAMVDGVYQDIVDVLKPGVRENEIVALANKRLYEMGSDQVEAVNAISGERCNPHPHNFTDRIIRPGDQAFFDIIHSYNGYRTCYYRTFGVGSATESQRDAYKQAREWMDRSVEAIQPGVGSDQIARLLPKAEDFGFENEMAAFGLQFAHGLGLGLHERPIISRLNSLENPVELQAGMVFAMETYAPASDGISAARIEEEVVVTDNGPVILTKFPAQELFVANEY from the coding sequence ATGACGGCGCTGGTTGCTCCGCCGGTCGCGGTGCGCCCGATCGGTGCGCCCGGCCACATGGGTGTCGACTACGAGCAGCGGGTCGATTTCGCCCGGCTCCGGGATTACCGGATCGGGCGGGCGAAAGCCGCGCTGGAGGCCAGCGATTGCGGGGCCTTCCTGCTGTTCGACTTCTACAACATCCGCTACACCACCCAGACCTGGATCGGGGGTGCACTGGGCGACAAGATGATTCGGTACTGTCTGCTCACCCGCGAGGGAGACCCGATCCTCTGGGACTTCGGTTCGGCGGTACGGCACCACAAGCTGTACTCCCCGTGGCTGCCGCAGGAGAACTGGCGGGCGGGTTTCCTCGGGTTCCGCGGTGCCGTGGCCCCGGATGCCGGCCTGATGCGTGATGCGGTCACCGAGATCAAAGGCATTCTCTCCGATGCCGGCCTGGCAGATTTACCGGTGGGCATGGACATCGTCGAGCCGCCGTTCCTGTTCGAGATGCAGCGCCAGGGGCTGTCGGTGGTGGACGCGCAGCAGAGCATGCTCGACGCGCGGGTGATCAAGTCAGCCGACGAGATCATGCTGCTCAACCAAGCCGCGGCCATGGTCGACGGCGTGTATCAGGACATTGTCGACGTCCTCAAGCCCGGTGTCCGGGAGAATGAGATCGTCGCACTTGCCAACAAGCGCCTCTACGAGATGGGCTCCGACCAGGTCGAGGCCGTCAATGCGATCTCCGGCGAACGGTGTAATCCGCACCCGCACAATTTCACCGACCGGATCATCCGTCCGGGTGATCAGGCATTCTTCGATATCATCCACTCCTACAACGGCTATCGCACCTGCTACTACCGGACATTCGGAGTGGGCAGTGCCACGGAGAGCCAGCGTGACGCCTACAAGCAGGCCCGGGAATGGATGGATCGGTCCGTCGAGGCGATCCAGCCCGGGGTGGGGTCGGATCAGATAGCCCGGCTGCTGCCGAAGGCGGAGGATTTCGGCTTCGAGAACGAAATGGCGGCGTTCGGACTGCAATTCGCCCACGGTCTCGGGCTCGGGTTGCATGAGCGGCCCATCATCTCGAGGCTCAACTCGCTGGAGAACCCGGTCGAGTTGCAGGCCGGCATGGTGTTCGCCATGGAGACCTACGCTCCGGCCTCCGACGGCATCTCCGCTGCCCGCATCGAGGAAGAGGTGGTCGTCACCGACAACGGCCCCGTGATCCTGACGAAGTTCCCGGCCCAGGAGCTCTTCGTCGCCAACGAGTATTAG
- a CDS encoding carboxymuconolactone decarboxylase family protein — protein sequence MPRISYVDPDSITDPELAGYIADSRAYGTPRVESQAIRAHVPAVLRSFNQSWQAVFREGVLDHSVKELARVFIAKSLDCGYCAGQRSHLALAAGLSEREFDDVIEFRDSEAFSPREKAALLLAEAIAWDPSLADDSVWTLLHAHFTEPEIVELGYFIGLTMGQQKFLKTLGIQHGDLDRASTAGLAPEVAAALQT from the coding sequence ATGCCCCGGATCAGCTACGTCGACCCCGATTCGATCACCGACCCCGAGCTCGCCGGTTACATCGCCGACTCCCGCGCCTACGGCACACCGCGTGTCGAGAGCCAGGCGATCCGCGCGCACGTCCCGGCGGTATTGCGCTCGTTCAACCAGTCATGGCAAGCAGTGTTCCGCGAGGGTGTGCTCGACCATTCCGTCAAAGAGCTCGCACGGGTCTTCATCGCCAAGTCGCTGGACTGCGGTTACTGCGCCGGCCAGCGCTCCCACCTGGCACTGGCCGCCGGCCTGTCCGAGCGCGAGTTCGACGACGTGATCGAATTCCGTGACTCCGAGGCCTTTTCACCCCGGGAGAAGGCGGCCCTGCTGCTTGCCGAGGCCATCGCCTGGGATCCCAGCCTGGCCGACGACAGCGTCTGGACGCTTCTGCACGCGCACTTCACCGAGCCCGAGATCGTCGAACTCGGCTACTTCATCGGCTTGACCATGGGTCAGCAGAAGTTCCTCAAGACACTCGGCATCCAACACGGAGATCTCGACAGAGCCTCCACTGCCGGGCTCGCACCCGAGGTCGCCGCCGCGCTGCAGACCTGA
- a CDS encoding LacI family DNA-binding transcriptional regulator, which translates to MPKPTIQDVARAAGVHPGTASRALNPELAGRITPETTRRVKEAATRLGYVPDQLGRNLRTRRSHTIGVLIPDLGNPVFPPIVRGIEDGLRDAGYEALIANTDDSPEREDHLIKVLTARHCDGFIIASSRRDDPAVAALVESKVPVVLVNRLMDTATASVVSDDATGMRAAVDHLIGLGHAAIAHVTGPATLSMTQVRRAAFEEVMAAAGLAAYPDLIERADRYAVDEGARAFGRLLDRHIPTAVIAGNDMIAIGCYSALRERGLRCPEDVSVVGFNDMPLSGFLDPALTTVAIPQNDIGAAAAQLILGMINDGRPAHRLLPVALVVRGSTGPPPNR; encoded by the coding sequence GTGCCCAAGCCGACCATCCAGGATGTCGCCCGCGCTGCCGGCGTTCATCCCGGTACCGCGTCGCGGGCACTCAACCCCGAACTCGCGGGCCGGATCACCCCCGAGACCACCCGGCGTGTCAAAGAGGCGGCGACGCGCCTGGGTTACGTGCCCGACCAACTCGGGCGGAATCTGCGCACCCGCCGCTCCCACACCATCGGGGTGCTGATTCCCGACCTCGGTAACCCCGTCTTTCCGCCGATCGTCCGCGGAATCGAGGACGGTCTGCGCGACGCCGGCTACGAGGCGCTGATCGCCAACACCGATGACAGCCCCGAGCGCGAAGACCATCTGATCAAGGTGCTCACGGCACGGCACTGCGACGGCTTCATCATCGCCTCCTCGCGACGCGACGACCCTGCCGTGGCAGCACTTGTGGAGTCGAAAGTCCCTGTGGTGCTGGTGAACCGGTTGATGGACACCGCGACTGCGTCGGTTGTCAGCGACGATGCAACCGGCATGCGGGCGGCGGTTGACCATCTCATCGGGCTGGGACACGCGGCAATCGCGCACGTCACCGGCCCGGCGACGCTGTCGATGACCCAGGTTCGGCGTGCCGCCTTCGAAGAGGTGATGGCCGCCGCGGGCCTCGCCGCCTATCCGGACCTGATCGAGAGGGCCGATCGTTACGCGGTGGACGAAGGGGCTCGCGCATTCGGTCGTCTCCTGGACCGCCACATACCGACAGCAGTGATCGCCGGCAACGACATGATCGCGATCGGCTGTTACTCGGCGCTGCGGGAACGGGGGCTGCGTTGTCCCGAGGACGTGTCGGTGGTCGGCTTCAACGACATGCCGTTGTCGGGTTTTCTGGACCCCGCCCTGACGACGGTGGCCATCCCGCAGAACGACATCGGAGCAGCAGCGGCGCAGCTGATCCTCGGAATGATCAATGATGGTCGCCCGGCGCATCGCCTCTTGCCGGTGGCGCTGGTGGTGCGGGGCTCTACCGGTCCGCCGCCGAATCGGTAG
- a CDS encoding NADP-dependent succinic semialdehyde dehydrogenase, with amino-acid sequence MAIATINPATGDTVETFEPHDSAEVERRIAEAYQAAQTLRSTSYAQRAEWMHATADLLEADVDRAAAMITLEMGKPVAQSRGEVLKCAKNIRFYADNAESFLAGEELADPSAVAASSAGTVWQPLGVVLAVMPWNYPLWQVIRFAAPALMAGNTGLLKHASNVPQSAMYLDELFERGGFPSGSFRTLLIGSAEVAAVIEDRRVKAVTLTGSEPAGRSVASTAGREIKKAVLELGGSDPFIVMPSADLEAASTTAVKARISNNGQSCIAGKRFIIHTDVYDQFVGLFVDKMKALVVGDPMDEATDIGPLATASGRTDVADLVDDAVAKGAELLTGGSAPDQPGWFYEPTVLAGLSDDMRIVMEETFGPVASVYKVADREEAVRVANQTTFGLSSAVWSNEEAEQDWFVANLDAGAVFLNGMTVSYPELPFGGVKDSGYGRELAAAGIREFCNLKTVWKA; translated from the coding sequence ATGGCAATCGCGACCATCAACCCGGCCACCGGCGACACCGTCGAGACCTTCGAACCACACGACAGCGCCGAGGTGGAACGGCGCATCGCCGAGGCCTACCAGGCGGCGCAGACGCTGCGCAGCACCAGCTACGCTCAGCGGGCGGAATGGATGCACGCCACTGCCGACCTTCTGGAAGCCGATGTGGATCGTGCCGCCGCCATGATCACCCTGGAGATGGGCAAGCCCGTCGCCCAGTCCCGCGGCGAGGTACTCAAGTGCGCGAAGAACATCCGCTTCTACGCGGACAACGCCGAATCGTTCCTCGCCGGTGAGGAACTCGCCGATCCGTCCGCGGTGGCGGCGTCCTCCGCGGGCACGGTGTGGCAGCCGCTCGGAGTCGTGCTGGCCGTGATGCCGTGGAATTACCCGCTTTGGCAGGTCATTCGGTTTGCCGCACCGGCGTTGATGGCAGGCAACACCGGCCTGCTCAAGCACGCTTCGAACGTGCCGCAGTCCGCAATGTACCTCGACGAACTCTTCGAGAGGGGTGGCTTTCCCTCCGGGTCGTTCCGCACTCTGTTGATCGGGTCGGCCGAGGTCGCCGCGGTGATCGAGGACCGACGCGTCAAGGCCGTCACGCTCACCGGTTCTGAGCCGGCGGGCCGTTCGGTGGCCTCGACTGCCGGCCGGGAGATCAAGAAGGCTGTGCTGGAACTCGGCGGTTCGGACCCCTTCATCGTCATGCCCAGCGCCGACCTCGAGGCGGCATCAACCACCGCGGTGAAGGCCCGGATCTCCAACAACGGCCAATCCTGCATCGCCGGAAAGCGATTCATCATCCACACCGATGTCTACGATCAGTTCGTCGGCCTCTTTGTCGACAAGATGAAGGCTCTTGTCGTCGGCGACCCGATGGACGAAGCCACCGATATCGGCCCACTCGCTACCGCATCAGGTCGCACCGATGTCGCCGACCTGGTCGACGATGCGGTCGCCAAGGGTGCGGAACTCCTCACCGGCGGTAGTGCCCCGGACCAGCCCGGGTGGTTCTACGAACCGACCGTCTTGGCCGGTTTGTCCGACGACATGCGGATCGTGATGGAGGAGACATTCGGCCCGGTCGCCTCGGTGTACAAGGTGGCAGACCGCGAGGAGGCCGTGCGCGTCGCCAACCAGACGACATTCGGGCTGAGCTCGGCGGTGTGGAGTAACGAAGAGGCAGAACAGGATTGGTTTGTCGCCAACCTCGACGCCGGCGCGGTGTTCCTCAACGGAATGACGGTTTCCTACCCCGAGCTGCCGTTCGGCGGGGTCAAGGACTCCGGCTACGGTCGCGAGCTTGCCGCCGCCGGCATTCGCGAGTTCTGCAACCTGAAGACGGTCTGGAAGGCCTGA
- a CDS encoding GntR family transcriptional regulator: protein MTQPQVRDGVTGARVADELRNAILRGMYPPGTRLRQEELANQYGASRVPVREALRILESDGLVTTVANAGAWISRLSLDECVELYQVRERIEPLLLRYSMPHLRSEQVDRLATLAEEMAAVHDVERFLELDREFHLGSYAGASTTFLGQTVERLWNTTQHYRRAFTQLLNEDSHRILHDEHHMLVAAIRDGDSTEAERVLLGHIRRTRRQLANHPEVFE from the coding sequence ATGACCCAACCCCAGGTGCGCGACGGTGTCACCGGCGCCCGAGTGGCTGACGAACTGCGCAATGCCATCCTGCGCGGGATGTATCCGCCGGGAACACGGTTGCGGCAGGAGGAGCTCGCAAACCAGTACGGCGCCAGCCGAGTGCCGGTGCGAGAAGCGTTGCGAATACTCGAATCCGACGGCCTGGTCACCACGGTGGCCAACGCCGGCGCCTGGATCTCCCGCCTGAGCCTCGACGAATGCGTGGAGCTCTATCAAGTCCGCGAACGGATCGAACCGCTGCTGCTGCGCTACAGCATGCCGCACCTGCGCAGTGAACAGGTCGACCGGCTGGCCACTCTGGCCGAGGAGATGGCGGCAGTCCACGATGTCGAGCGGTTCCTGGAACTGGATCGCGAATTCCACCTCGGCAGTTACGCGGGAGCCAGCACCACGTTCCTGGGGCAGACCGTGGAGCGGCTGTGGAATACCACCCAGCACTATCGCCGCGCATTCACCCAGCTCCTGAACGAAGACAGTCATCGCATCCTGCACGACGAGCACCACATGTTGGTCGCCGCGATCCGCGACGGCGATTCCACCGAAGCCGAGAGGGTGCTCCTCGGCCACATCCGACGCACCCGCCGCCAACTCGCCAATCATCCAGAAGTTTTCGAGTAA
- a CDS encoding VOC family protein, with protein sequence MPLPGLVGTDHIGFTVPDLEQAHDFFVRVLGCTHVYTLGPYAHDDDWMEEHLNVHPRTVMRELRFYRCGTGANFEVFSYEPADGQAPQPRNSDVGGHHLAFYVHDIDAAVAYLQSETIEVLGGPTASRNASEGQRWVYFLSPWGMQFELVSFPDGKAYEADADVLLWNPNHPAD encoded by the coding sequence ATGCCGCTACCGGGTCTGGTCGGCACCGACCACATCGGCTTCACCGTGCCCGACCTCGAGCAGGCGCACGACTTCTTCGTCCGCGTTCTCGGATGCACCCACGTCTACACACTCGGGCCCTACGCCCACGACGACGACTGGATGGAGGAGCACCTCAACGTCCACCCGCGCACCGTGATGCGTGAACTCCGGTTCTACCGCTGCGGCACCGGGGCGAACTTCGAGGTCTTCTCCTACGAACCGGCGGACGGCCAAGCGCCACAACCACGCAACAGTGACGTCGGCGGACACCATCTGGCCTTCTACGTGCACGACATCGACGCCGCGGTTGCGTATCTGCAGTCCGAGACCATCGAGGTGCTCGGCGGCCCGACAGCCAGTCGAAACGCCAGCGAAGGGCAGCGTTGGGTGTACTTTCTGAGCCCGTGGGGCATGCAATTCGAACTGGTCAGCTTTCCCGATGGCAAGGCCTACGAAGCCGACGCCGACGTACTGCTGTGGAACCCGAACCATCCGGCGGACTGA